The window ACCGCCCGCAGCGGTGCGCTCTTCAACGGCTGCTCGGTCGCCACGAGCATCGTGCCGGACCAGGCGATCTTCTCGACGATCACCATGGTGATCTGCATGACCGCCGGTACGGCCGTCGTGATGTGGCTCGGTGAGCTGATCACCGACCGCGGTATCGGCAACGGCATGTCGATCCTGATGTTCATCTCGATCGCCGCGACGTTCCCCTCCGCCCTGTGGGCCATCAAGAAGCAGGGCACCCTGGCCGGCGGCTGGATCGAGTTCAGCACCGTGATCCTGGTCGGCCTGGTCATGGTCGCGCTCGTCGTCTTCGTCGAGCAGGCCCAGCGCCGCATCCCGGTGCAGTACGCGAAGCGCATGATCGGCCGCCGCTCCTACGGCGGAACCTCCACGTACATCCCGCTCAAGGTGAACCAGGCGGGTGTGATTCCCGTCATCTTCGCCTCTTCGCTGCTCTACATTCCGGCACTCGTGGCGCAGTTCGCAGGGGGCAAGTCGGGCTGGAAGACCTGGGTCGAGCAGAACCTGACCAAGGGCGACCACCCGATTTACATCACTTCGTACTTCTTGCTCATCGTTTTCTTCGCGTTCTTCTATGTGGCGATCTCCTTCAACCCCGAGGAAGTCGCCGACAACATGAAGAAGTATGGTGGCTTCATCCCGGGCATCCGGGCTGGCCGACCGACCGCTGAGTACCTCAGCTACGTGCTCAACCGGATCACCTGGCCGGGTTCGCTGTATCTGGGTCTGATCGCTCTCGTACCGACAATGGCGTTGGTGGGCTTCGGGGCAAGCCAGAACTTCCCCTTCGGCGGGACCAGCATCCTGATCATCGTGGGTGTCGGCCTCGAGACGGTGAAGCAGATCGAGAGCCAGCTCCAGCAGCGCAATTACGAAGGGTTCCTCCGCTGATGCGTATCGTCCTCGTCGGGCCGCCGGGTGCCGGTAAGGGAACGCAAGCCGTCCGGCTCGCAGAGAAGCTGGCCGTCCCGCACATCTCCACCGGCGACCTTTTCCGGGCCAACATCAGCCGCCAGACCGAGCTGGGCAAGCTCGCGAAGTCCTACATGGACGCCGGCAACCTGGTCCCCGACGAGGTCACCATCGCGATGGCCAAGGACCGCATGGAGCAGCCGGACGCGGAGAACGGCTTCCTGCTGGACGGCTTCCCGCGGAACGTGTCGCAGGCCGAGGCTCTGGACCAGCTCCTGGAGTCCGAGAACATCACGCTGGACGCGGTCCTGGACCTGGAGGTCCCCGAGGACGAGGTCGTCAAGCGGATCGCCGGCCGGCGCATCTGCCGCAACGACTCCTCGCACGTCTTCCACGTGACGTACAGCCCGCCGAAGCAGGAGGGCGTCTGCGACGTCTGCGGCGGCGAGCTGTACCAGCGCGACGACGACTCCGAGGAGACGGTCCGCAAGCGGCTGGAGGTCTACCACACGCAGACCGAGCCGATCATCGACTACTACAAGGCGCAGGGCCTGGTCGTGACGATCTCCTCCCTGGGGCCCGTGGACGAGATCACGCAGCGGGCGCTGGAGGCACTCAAGCGCGAGAAGGCCGAGAACAAGTAGATCGCGGTCCTTCCGGCCGCGGTGCCCTCCCCGGGCGCCGCGGCCGTAGTGTTGTACAGGTAACCCAGTCGACCCAGGTGACGGAGAGCGCAGGCCCCCATGGTGCAGATCAAGACCCCCGAGCAGATCGCCAAGATGCGTGCGGCGGGCCTGGTCGTCGCCGCCATCCACGCGGCCACGCGTGAGGCCGCGGTCCCGGGCGCCAGCACCAAGGATCTGGACGAGGTCGCCCGCAAGGTGCTGGCCGAGCACGGCGCGAAGTCGAACTTCCTGGGCTACGGCGGCTTCCCGGCGACGATCTGCACTTCGGTCAACGACGTGGTCGTGCATGGCATCCCCTCCGACGACGTCGTCCTCAAGGACGGCGACATCATCTCCATCGACTGCGGCGCGATCGTCGACGGCTGGCACGGCGACGCCGCGTACACCGCGTTCGTGGGCTCCGGTCACGCCCCGGAGCTGGTCGAGCTCTCCCGGGTGACCGAGGAGTCGATGTGGGCCGGCATCGCGGCCATGAAGCAGGGCAACCGCCTGGTCGACATCTCCCGGGCGGTCGAGACGTACATCCGCCGCCAGCCGAAGGCCGGCGGCGGTCGCTACGGCATCATCGAGGACTACGGCGGCCACGGCATCGGCACCGAGATGCACATGGACCCGCACCTGCTGAACTACGTCGACCGTCGCCGGGGCAAGGGTCCCAAGCTGGTCCCCGGCTTCTGCCTGGCGATCGAGCCGATGGTGTCCCTCGGCACCCCGCGCACCGAGGTCCTCGAGGACGACTGGACCGTCATCACGACGGACGGCACCTGGTCCTCGCACTGGGAGCACTCGGTCGCCCTCACCGAAGAGGGTCCGCTGGTCCTGACCGCCCCCGACGGCGGCAAGGCCAAGCTCGCGGAGTACGGCGTGACGGCCGCCCCCGACCCGCTGGCCTAGTCCGGACGCCTCGGGGGAGCGGTGTCCCGCATAGGGATCACCCCGATGGGGCAGGCTTCCTCGATTCGCCTTTCCGGGTGCGCCGACGTAGACTGACTCGTCGGCTCTCGTGCACCCGCATGTCCGCATGCGCCCGTAAGGGAAATCCAGGGAAATGCCCGAGAGTCGATCAAGGTAGTCGATTCGAAGGGCGAAGCGTGGCCAAGAAGCAAGGTGCCATCGAGATCGAGGGCACTGTCGTCGAGTCTCTGCCGAACGCCATGTTCAAGGTCGAGCTCCAGAACGGCCACCAGGTCCTGGCACACATCAGCGGCAAGATGCGTATGCACTACATCCGCATCCTCCCTGACGACCGGGTCGTGGTGGAGTTGTCTCCTTACGACCTGACGCGTGGCCGGATCGTCTACCGGTACAAGTAGATCTTGCCCGCGCCCCGGAATCTTCCGGTGCGGTGGCACTGACCCGGAGAACCTCACCAATGAAGGTCAAGCCGAGCGTCAAGAAGATCTGCGACAAGTGCAGGGTGATCCGCCGTCACGGTCGGGTCATGGTCATCTGCGAGAACCCGCGCCACAAGCAGCGCCAGGGCTGACGCACGACCGATCCCTCTGCATCCATCGCAGAGATTCGCGCGACGCAAGCTGAATATGTTCATACGCAGAGCCCGAGCCATTGGCTCGACACCCTCGGTTCGGAGGCCGAGGACCCGGTTCGTACCTGGTACGGCGGCCGGGAGCCGGCTCTGTGGAAGACCTCCGAAGATTCACCAGGAGCCATTGAATGGCACGCGTTTCCGGTGTTGACATCCCGCGCGAAAAGCGCGTGGAGGTCGCCCTCACCTACGTGTTCGGCATCGGCCGGACCCTCTCCCAGCAGACGCTGGCCGAGACCGGTATCGACCCGAACACTCGCGTCCGTGACCTCAGCGAAGAGCAGCTGGTCGCGATCCGCGAGTACGTCGACAGCAACATCAAGACCGAGGGTGACCTCCGTCGCGAGATCCAGGCCGACATCCGCCGCAAGGTCGAGATCGGTTGCTACCAGGGTCTCCGTCACCGTCGCGGTCTGCCCGTCCGCGGTCAGCGCACCAGCACCAACGCTCGTACCCGCAAGGGCCCGCGTCGCGCCATCGCCGGCAAGAAGAAGCCGGGCAAGAAGTAGTCCGCAGCGGACACCTGTCCACGGTCTTCGCTGTAGGACCGACCACCTCCCGTAGGAGTTAGTAGATGCCCCCCAAGGGACGTCAGGGCGCTGCCAAGAAGGTGCGCCGCAAGGAAAAGAAGAACGTCGCTCACGGCCACGCGCACATCAAGAGCACGTTCAACAACACGATCGTTTCGATCACGGACCCGTCCGGCAACGTGATCTCCTGGGCCTCCGCCGGCCACGTCGGCTTCAAGGGCTCCCGGAAGTCCACGCCGTTCGCCGCGCAGATGGCCGCCGAGTCGGCTGCCCGCCGCGCCCAGGAGCACGGCATGCGCAAGGTCGACGTGTTCGTCAAGGGCCCGGGCTCCGGTCGTGAGACCGCGATCCGCTCCCTGCAGGCCACGGGCCTCGAGGTCGGCTCCATCCAGGACGTCACCCCGACCCCGCACAACGGTTGCCGTCCGCCGAAGCGTCGTCGCGTCTGACGCACGGCAGGCACGGGATTCCGGGCGGTACCACCTCGCAAGAGGTCGTACCGCCCGTACCCTTGCAGTACCCGCACCTGTCATGGGTGCGGCCACCGTCGGACGTCAAATAGCGGGCGTCCACGAATGAAGGATCTGATTCACACATGCTGATCGCTCAGCGCCCCTCGTTGACCGAAGAGGTCGTCGACGAGTTCCGCTCCCGGTTCGTGATCGAACCGCTGGAGCCGGGCTTCGGCTACACCCTCGGCAACTCTCTCCGTCGCACCCTCCTCTCGTCGATCCCCGGCGCTGCTGTCACCAGCATCCGCGTCGACGGTGTCCTGCATGAGTTCACCACCGTGCCGGGCGTCAAGGAGGATGTCACCGACCTGATCCTCAACATCAAGCAGTTGGTCGTCTCCTCGGAGCACGACGAGCCGGTCGTGATGTACCTGCGCAAGCAGGGCCCGGGTCTGGTCACCGCCGCCGACATCGCGCCCCCGGCCGGTGTCGAGGTGCACAACCCCGACCTGGTCCTCGCCACGCTCAACGGCAAGGGCAAGCTGGAGATGGAGCTGACCGTCGAGCGCGGTCGCGGCTACGTCTCCGCCGTGCAGAACAAGCAGGTGGGCCAGGAGATCGGCCGTATCCCGGTCGACTCCATCTACTCGCCGGTCCTGAAGGTCACGTACAAGGTCGAGGCCACGCGTGTCGAGCAGCGGACCGACTTCGACAAGCTGATCGTCGACGTCGAGACGAAGCAGGCCATGCGTCCGCGTGACGCCATGGCGTCGGCGGGCAAGACCCTGGTCGAGCTGTTCGGTCTCGCCCGCGAGCTGAACATCGACGCCGAGGGCATCGACATGGGCCCGTCCCCCACGGACGCCGCCCTGGCCGCCGACCTGGCGCTGCCGATCGAGGAGCTCGAGCTCACCGTTCGGTCGTACAACTGCCTCAAGCGCGAGGGCATCCACTCCGTGGGTGAGCTCGTGGCTCGTTCCGAGGCCGACCTCCTGGACATCCGCAACTTCGGTGCGAAGTCCATCGACGAGGTCAAGGCGAAGCTGGCCGGCATGGGCCTGGCCCTGAAGGACAGCCCGCCCGGATTCGACCCCACGGCCGCCGCCGACGCCTTCGGCGCCGACGACGACGCGGACGCGGGTTTCGTGGAGACCGAGCAGTACTGATCCGGTACTGCGCGTGTCTCAGCTCCGGGGCTCGTAGGAGCCCCGGATCTCCGACAGACAACCGTCTGCTCGGATACTGACTCCGGTACCTGACACGGCCGGGGCAGACACACAGGAGAAGAACCATGCCGAAGCCCACCAAGGGTGCCCGTCTGGGCGGCAGCGCCGCGCACGAGAAGCTGCTCCTCGCGAACCTGGCGAAGAGCCTCTTCGAGCACGGCCGCATCACCACCACCGAGGCGAAGGCCCGCCGCCTGCGCCCGTACGCCGAGCGTCTGGTCACCAAGGCGAAGAAGGGCGACCTTCACAACCGCCGTCAGGTGCTCCAGGTCATCACGGACAAGAGCATCGTCCACACGCTCTTCGCCGAGATCGGCCCGCGCTACGAGAACCGTCCCGGTGGCTACACCCGCATCACCAAGATCGGTAACCGCCGTGGCGACAACGCGCCCATGGCCGTCATCGAGCTGGTCGAGGCGCTGACGGTGCAGCAGAAGGCCGTCGGTGAGGCCGAGGCCGCCACCAAGCGTGCGGTCAAGGAGGCCGACGAGGCCCAGGTCGAGGAGACCAAGGCCGAGGACGCCGTCGAGGCTCCGGCCGAGGAGTCCAAGGACGCCTGAGGCTCTGCCTGACACGGGAAGCGGGTCCGCCCTTCGGGGCGGGCCCGCTTTCCCGTTCCCCGAAGGCCACGGCTTTCCGAGGGGCACGGCCCTGAGAGGATTCCCACGTGAGTGACGAAGTACAGCCCGGTCATGTCCGCGTCCGCCTCGACCTGTCCTACGACGGCGGAGACTTCCACGGCTGGGCCAAGCAGGCCGGCGGCCGGCGGACCGTGCAGGGTGAGATCGAGGACGCCCTGCGCACGGTGACCCGGTCGAAGCGGACGTACGAGCTGACCGTCGCCGGGCGGACCGACGCGGGCGTCCACGCGCGCGGGCAGGTGGCGCACGTCGACCTGCCGGCCGAGCTGTGGGCGGAGCACCGGGAGAAGCTGCTGAAGCGGCTCGCCGGGCGGCTGTCGAAGGATGTGCGGGTCTGGCGGCTCACCGAGGCGCCGGCGGGCTTCAACGCCCGGTTCTCGGCGATCTGGCGCCGGTACGCGTACCGGGTGACGGACAACCCCGGTGGCGTCGACCCGCTGCTGCGCGGTCATGTGCTCTGGCACGACTGGCCGCTCGACGTGGCCGCCATGAACGAGGCGGCCCGGGCGCTCGTCGGCGAGCACGACTTCGCCGCCTACTGCAAGAAGCGGGAGGGGGCGACCACCATCCGCACCCTCCAGGAGCTGAGCCTGGTGCGCGGGGCGGACGGCGTGGTCACGGCGACGGTCCGGGCGGACGCGTTCTGCCACAACATGGTGCGCTCGCTGATCGGCGCCCTGCTGTTCGTCGGGGACGGGCACCGCGGGCCGGAGTGGCCCGGGAAGGTGCTGGCCGCCGGTGTCCGGGACTCCGCCGTGCACGTCGTACGACCGCACGGGCTGACCCTGGAGGAGGTCGGCTACCCCGCCGACGAACTGCTCGCCGCGCGCAACAAGGAGGCGCGGAACAAGCGCTCGCTTCCGTCGGCGGGGTGCTGCTGAGCTACCGGTTCACCGCCGCGGAGGCCTGGGCCTGACCGCGGCGGTGTATCTGGTTCACGGTGAACTGCGCCAGGTCGTTGCCGGTGCGGAAGACCTTGGTGTCCTTCGTGGTGACGTTCTTGCCGTCGGTGAAGCCGCTGATCGTGAAGTAGGCGTAGCGGCCGTAGGCGTTCGTCGTGGTGCGGCAGATCGCGGCGTCGCAGAAGTTCTTGACGCCCTTGCCGGACAGGGCGTTCACCAGGCTCTTCTTGCCGCTCGCCTGGGCCTTGGCCTTCGTGGCCCGCGCCGAGTCGTCGAAGACGGCGACGCCGACGGTGACCGCGATGCCGTCGGTGCTGTAGGTCACGCGCATCAGACGGGTGCAGCCGTTGGCCGTCAGGACCTTCGGCAGATTGCCGCCGGCCGCCGAGGCGCAGTTCTTGGTGTCGGCCGTGGCGCCCTTCTTGTAGACGACGTCGCCCATGGTCAGCCGTGTGCCCGGGAAGAGGGTGTCGGGGCTGAGCGGGGCGGTGTCCTTCTTGGCGCTGGATATGAAGTCCTTCGGGTCCAGCGGCGGCGGGGCGCTGGTGGGTTCGAAGGACGGCGCGGCGCTGCCCGAGGCGGGCAGGGAGGCACTGGCGGGCAGGTTGCTGGGGCCCGCCGTCGGGTTGTCGTCGTTCGCGGAGACGAC of the Streptomyces sp. 1222.5 genome contains:
- the rpsM gene encoding 30S ribosomal protein S13, whose amino-acid sequence is MARVSGVDIPREKRVEVALTYVFGIGRTLSQQTLAETGIDPNTRVRDLSEEQLVAIREYVDSNIKTEGDLRREIQADIRRKVEIGCYQGLRHRRGLPVRGQRTSTNARTRKGPRRAIAGKKKPGKK
- a CDS encoding DNA-directed RNA polymerase subunit alpha, which encodes MLIAQRPSLTEEVVDEFRSRFVIEPLEPGFGYTLGNSLRRTLLSSIPGAAVTSIRVDGVLHEFTTVPGVKEDVTDLILNIKQLVVSSEHDEPVVMYLRKQGPGLVTAADIAPPAGVEVHNPDLVLATLNGKGKLEMELTVERGRGYVSAVQNKQVGQEIGRIPVDSIYSPVLKVTYKVEATRVEQRTDFDKLIVDVETKQAMRPRDAMASAGKTLVELFGLARELNIDAEGIDMGPSPTDAALAADLALPIEELELTVRSYNCLKREGIHSVGELVARSEADLLDIRNFGAKSIDEVKAKLAGMGLALKDSPPGFDPTAAADAFGADDDADAGFVETEQY
- the rplQ gene encoding 50S ribosomal protein L17, translating into MPKPTKGARLGGSAAHEKLLLANLAKSLFEHGRITTTEAKARRLRPYAERLVTKAKKGDLHNRRQVLQVITDKSIVHTLFAEIGPRYENRPGGYTRITKIGNRRGDNAPMAVIELVEALTVQQKAVGEAEAATKRAVKEADEAQVEETKAEDAVEAPAEESKDA
- the truA gene encoding tRNA pseudouridine(38-40) synthase TruA, with the translated sequence MSDEVQPGHVRVRLDLSYDGGDFHGWAKQAGGRRTVQGEIEDALRTVTRSKRTYELTVAGRTDAGVHARGQVAHVDLPAELWAEHREKLLKRLAGRLSKDVRVWRLTEAPAGFNARFSAIWRRYAYRVTDNPGGVDPLLRGHVLWHDWPLDVAAMNEAARALVGEHDFAAYCKKREGATTIRTLQELSLVRGADGVVTATVRADAFCHNMVRSLIGALLFVGDGHRGPEWPGKVLAAGVRDSAVHVVRPHGLTLEEVGYPADELLAARNKEARNKRSLPSAGCC
- the rpmJ gene encoding 50S ribosomal protein L36; translated protein: MKVKPSVKKICDKCRVIRRHGRVMVICENPRHKQRQG
- the rpsK gene encoding 30S ribosomal protein S11 translates to MPPKGRQGAAKKVRRKEKKNVAHGHAHIKSTFNNTIVSITDPSGNVISWASAGHVGFKGSRKSTPFAAQMAAESAARRAQEHGMRKVDVFVKGPGSGRETAIRSLQATGLEVGSIQDVTPTPHNGCRPPKRRRV
- the infA gene encoding translation initiation factor IF-1 gives rise to the protein MAKKQGAIEIEGTVVESLPNAMFKVELQNGHQVLAHISGKMRMHYIRILPDDRVVVELSPYDLTRGRIVYRYK
- the map gene encoding type I methionyl aminopeptidase, whose product is MVQIKTPEQIAKMRAAGLVVAAIHAATREAAVPGASTKDLDEVARKVLAEHGAKSNFLGYGGFPATICTSVNDVVVHGIPSDDVVLKDGDIISIDCGAIVDGWHGDAAYTAFVGSGHAPELVELSRVTEESMWAGIAAMKQGNRLVDISRAVETYIRRQPKAGGGRYGIIEDYGGHGIGTEMHMDPHLLNYVDRRRGKGPKLVPGFCLAIEPMVSLGTPRTEVLEDDWTVITTDGTWSSHWEHSVALTEEGPLVLTAPDGGKAKLAEYGVTAAPDPLA
- the secY gene encoding preprotein translocase subunit SecY, with the translated sequence MLTAFARAFKTPDLRKKLLFTLAIIVVYRVGTHIPIPGVNYKAVQQCVTEASGNQGLFGLVNMFSGGALLQITVFALGIMPYITASIILQLLTVVIPRLEALKKEGQAGTAKITQYTRYLTVALAILQGTGLVATARSGALFNGCSVATSIVPDQAIFSTITMVICMTAGTAVVMWLGELITDRGIGNGMSILMFISIAATFPSALWAIKKQGTLAGGWIEFSTVILVGLVMVALVVFVEQAQRRIPVQYAKRMIGRRSYGGTSTYIPLKVNQAGVIPVIFASSLLYIPALVAQFAGGKSGWKTWVEQNLTKGDHPIYITSYFLLIVFFAFFYVAISFNPEEVADNMKKYGGFIPGIRAGRPTAEYLSYVLNRITWPGSLYLGLIALVPTMALVGFGASQNFPFGGTSILIIVGVGLETVKQIESQLQQRNYEGFLR
- a CDS encoding adenylate kinase; its protein translation is MRIVLVGPPGAGKGTQAVRLAEKLAVPHISTGDLFRANISRQTELGKLAKSYMDAGNLVPDEVTIAMAKDRMEQPDAENGFLLDGFPRNVSQAEALDQLLESENITLDAVLDLEVPEDEVVKRIAGRRICRNDSSHVFHVTYSPPKQEGVCDVCGGELYQRDDDSEETVRKRLEVYHTQTEPIIDYYKAQGLVVTISSLGPVDEITQRALEALKREKAENK